Within Catharus ustulatus isolate bCatUst1 chromosome 5, bCatUst1.pri.v2, whole genome shotgun sequence, the genomic segment CTTGTTCATTCTGGTATTTACCAGTATGCATTCCCATTTGATACACACAGACAAATAATCTAGACATGCATACATAGTGCAGCTACTGACCTTTTCAAAGATTCTGTAGTTTCTCACTTTTCCTGGAGGTTCATCCCATACAACCAATaccttgaagaagaaaaatacaatgtATTCACTCTGTACTACCAAGCTCTTCTAAGTCAAGGTATTATGgaggaattaattaaaatccagccaattttttttacagtcaCTGACATGACAATAAGAATTCTCGcatattttcttgctttaaaaaaatatcacatCTAAATGGTTAAATACTTTGATGTatataaaatgcagttttttggggttaGACTCGGCAATTGCAATTTACCTTTCCTTGCTTTGAAGATGAGTTCCTAATACAGTACAATCCATTTTGTGGTTGTCCTTGTGGGCTACTAGCTTTAAATATCctaaaaagaataaagaattacTTATATTACAATTATTCATGTGCATGACATCTTGTTAGTACTCAGATAAATACAGTGTTAAAATTCTCAttacaaatatgtattttgggTGTAATAATTCATAGTAGATCATAGCTGAAAGTCACTGTTCTAGCACCTGAAtcagcagtgcagcagagaTCATCTGGCTCTTTGGTCCCATCCAGCATCCTGGCAAAACTATCTCCTCCAGATGGAGCCAAATCTCATTGCATTCTCATCTGTCAATTGATATACGAGCACTGAACTAACTTCTCTACAAAGTGATTTGCATATTAAACATTTTAGTGCATGCTTTAAACACAAGTTATCAAAATGATCTTCGGACTGTGGTTCAGTACAGATTTTTGTAAGACTAAGGAACtaatttaaaatcacattttaccTTTCAACTTCTAAGGATTCAGAGGTATTAAGAAATATTGAAGCAGGCAGCCCaacctgtaaaaaaaaataaagaaaataaatcacttaaGTCAACTCAAAACCCTAGCAACTCATTATGCAAATAAGCTACAGCCATcatataaaattattaacagTAATTTAATCTTTACTTTatgcttctttctcctctgtatCCAACCTTAAGCTCCATAACTTAAAGCATTTGCTAAAGctcaaaaagaaatgaaaaaaaaaaaaaaatacacagcactGTGTTTCAGAAAGTTACTCCTCTCCTGAAATAATGCCCTTAAAATGTTCCCAAAGGTATACataatcaaggaaaaaaatattcttttagaATGGATCATCTGCTTGATCTTACTTTTTCATAATCATCATCAGAGTTATCATCAGGCTGGCTTGGCTTGGAGGGTAGTGCTggtttttcaaatgaaaagctTCTAAAACTTTGTCCATCTGGTGGTGATCTCCTggcagaaacagaacaaaaactgaAGGATATCTCATCAGGAAAGCAGAACAAATATACACAAAACACTGAAGCAATAGTAAACTTGAATGGAAATTTCAGTTTAGCCCCCAAATCATggaatcctagaatggtttagggtggaagggaccttgaagatcatctcattccagctctcctgccatgggcagggatacctttcACTAGGCATGCTTGGAGCCCCATCCAAGGTggcccttccagggatggggcatccacagtttATTTGGCAATCTGTGCcaatgcctcaccaccctcccagcaAAGAATTTATTCCCAAAAATCTAATCTGAACCTACACCTCCCTGTTTCAGTTTAAAGCTATTCCCCCTTATCTTATCACTCCATGCCCATGTCAAAggtccctctccatctcttttGTAGCTcttttaggtactggaaggtgttGTAagggtctccccagagcctcctcttttccaggctgaacaatcccaactctgtcagcctgtcctcataggagaggtgctccagcccttggatcAACTcagtggcctcctctggaccaGTTTTAACAGGGCAACATCTTTCTTGTTTtgggggccccagagctggaggctgtACTTGCAGATTAATTTAGATAATTACAGATTAATTTGGGTAAGGAGAGACCTCTAGAGATCATTTAGTCCAAGCTCCTGCACAAAACAAGTCCAACCAGATCAGCTAGATTCACTGCAGATTTTCAAattacaggcaaaaaaaaaagcacaacacAGAGAGGGACGGTGCAGGGAAGAGACACAGATCTTGGCATGAATCTGAGTATGTCTAAACTTGTTAACTAATAAGTGATTGAGAAACAATTACGCATTGTGTCCTCATACTTACTGTAACTGGTGGCCTAAAGATTTTTCTGTCCTAGGCTTGACTGCAGGGGGCTGGTGACTGGGCACAGGTGGCTTTGGGAGCACTGGTGGCACAAACAGTCCAGGTTTACCAAGTTCTTTGGGCACTTTGGGGTCCGCTAGCTTTTCAACAAGCTGTGACAACTTGGGTTTATTgccaggcagaggaggaggagtcCGTGGGGAAAGGTTTAAGCTTTTCAGCTTCTCGCACGCTTCTGGAGGAACAAGGACTTGTGCTGGAGGCAGAGGCTCTGGAGGCAGTGGGTGACACGCTTTGCCACTTGCAGGCTTTTTGAACACAGGtagagggggcacagggggaggGTCTAGTTTGATTTCAGGTAAGCTTCTCTTAGGAGGTGGTGGTGGTACTGGTGCAGTTGGTTTGCCAGCATAGGAATTTGCCCTCGATTCCAAGAAGGCAGATTTCCTGACTTGAGGAACAGGTGGAGGTGGGTATGCAGGGGGCAGGACCATATCTAcgaaagaaaaccaaaaacttgAAACACTGAGGGGGAATACAGTATGTCATCAAAAGAAACTTCTCAAATCAGTTTTCTGTGTGATCTAAGATATTTCACTGGCATTGGGTCTGAGAGTACTCAAAATGCTGGATTAAGAATTTAACTTTCAGCACAATTCTGGAAGTTATGGGCAATATACTCCTGGTATTTTTCTTCAGGCATGGCTTATGAAGACTCAAAGACTTTTCACTTTGTAgtctgttttttccttaaaagcaTTACTGCTGCTCCAGACTGATGACCAGATTCAGGCAGGAGGCTTGCAAGAAAACACACCCCTAAAGGCATGTAATACTTCCTGTAAATGGTTACTGCTGTTATTACAAACTTCTGACCCTAAATACTTCTCAGGATTAGATACTTCTGCATTACTTCAGTCATTTTGCCAGCTGGAATACCAATACAAAATAATAACCTGGCATTCCACACGAATATTGCCTTCACTGGGGACCTTTCGTGAGGGGAAACAAAGAAATCACATGCATACCATCTTTCACTATGTCACAAGTATCCGGCTGCAAATACGactcatcctcttcctcctggtCATAATCTGCAGATAAAAATCCGTGCATCAGACTCTGATAAATACTCTTGGAACTTAAGAAACCTAAGAAAGAGTATCAAGTAT encodes:
- the SH3BP2 gene encoding SH3 domain-binding protein 2 isoform X2, which gives rise to MPERGHKLLMALSSQRKQSFGDTGSRKTMCRSDKGTRMMASQEQVWPVPMKAIGAQNLLTMPGGVTKAGYLHKKGGTQLQILKWPLRFVIIHEGCIYYFKSSTSASPQGAFSLKGYHRVMRAAEETTSSNVFPFKLVHISKKHRTWFFSASSEDERKNWMLSLRREIGHYHDKKEPLIEFSDSGSDADSFYGSVERPIDIKYSHHSADNEDYDQEEEDESYLQPDTCDIVKDDMVLPPAYPPPPVPQVRKSAFLESRANSYAGKPTAPVPPPPPKRSLPEIKLDPPPVPPLPVFKKPASGKACHPLPPEPLPPAQVLVPPEACEKLKSLNLSPRTPPPLPGNKPKLSQLVEKLADPKVPKELGKPGLFVPPVLPKPPVPSHQPPAVKPRTEKSLGHQLQSPPDGQSFRSFSFEKPALPSKPSQPDDNSDDDYEKVGLPASIFLNTSESLEVERIFKASSPQGQPQNGLYCIRNSSSKQGKVLVVWDEPPGKVRNYRIFEKDGKFYLDSDILFLNMGSLVEYYSTHVLPCHDSLILRCPYGYSKPR
- the SH3BP2 gene encoding SH3 domain-binding protein 2 isoform X3, with the protein product MMASQEQVWPVPMKAIGAQNLLTMPGGVTKAGYLHKKGGTQLQILKWPLRFVIIHEGCIYYFKSSTSASPQGAFSLKGYHRVMRAAEETTSSNVFPFKLVHISKKHRTWFFSASSEDERKNWMLSLRREIGHYHDKKEPLIEFSDSGSDADSFYGSVERPIDIKYSHHSADNEDYDQEEEDESYLQPDTCDIVKDDMVLPPAYPPPPVPQVRKSAFLESRANSYAGKPTAPVPPPPPKRSLPEIKLDPPPVPPLPVFKKPASGKACHPLPPEPLPPAQVLVPPEACEKLKSLNLSPRTPPPLPGNKPKLSQLVEKLADPKVPKELGKPGLFVPPVLPKPPVPSHQPPAVKPRTEKSLGHQLQRSPPDGQSFRSFSFEKPALPSKPSQPDDNSDDDYEKVGLPASIFLNTSESLEVERIFKASSPQGQPQNGLYCIRNSSSKQGKVLVVWDEPPGKVRNYRIFEKDGKFYLDSDILFLNMGSLVEYYSTHVLPCHDSLILRCPYGYSKPR
- the SH3BP2 gene encoding SH3 domain-binding protein 2 isoform X1 is translated as MPERGHKLLMALSSQRKQSFGDTGSRKTMCRSDKGTRMMASQEQVWPVPMKAIGAQNLLTMPGGVTKAGYLHKKGGTQLQILKWPLRFVIIHEGCIYYFKSSTSASPQGAFSLKGYHRVMRAAEETTSSNVFPFKLVHISKKHRTWFFSASSEDERKNWMLSLRREIGHYHDKKEPLIEFSDSGSDADSFYGSVERPIDIKYSHHSADNEDYDQEEEDESYLQPDTCDIVKDDMVLPPAYPPPPVPQVRKSAFLESRANSYAGKPTAPVPPPPPKRSLPEIKLDPPPVPPLPVFKKPASGKACHPLPPEPLPPAQVLVPPEACEKLKSLNLSPRTPPPLPGNKPKLSQLVEKLADPKVPKELGKPGLFVPPVLPKPPVPSHQPPAVKPRTEKSLGHQLQRSPPDGQSFRSFSFEKPALPSKPSQPDDNSDDDYEKVGLPASIFLNTSESLEVERIFKASSPQGQPQNGLYCIRNSSSKQGKVLVVWDEPPGKVRNYRIFEKDGKFYLDSDILFLNMGSLVEYYSTHVLPCHDSLILRCPYGYSKPR